Within the Candidatus Cloacimonadota bacterium genome, the region ATCTGCAGCAGATAGGTCAAGCTTATCGCCAAGCTATGTTGGATGCTCCCGATCTGAGCTTTCAACCTTCAGGTGGTTCAGGCGGTGGAAGTGGCAGCACCACACCCAATCAAACCGCTGCCGATGCTGAAGCCAGACGCAAGGAAGCGTTACGCTTGATGGAAGATTTAGCCAGGATGAGACAAACTGAGACTGCTCGGATTGAAGCCGAATACCAGAGACGACTTGCCCTGATCAGAGAGTTTACCCAAGATGGCAGTGAAGCGGAACATAATGCTATCGAGAACCTTGATGCCTGGAAGACCCAACAGGATAATGAGCTTGCAACTAAAGAGAAGGATGCTGTCCAAGCCAGATACAAGGTTGAGATCGATTATTTCTCCAATCTGGAGAACCTGGGAGTCGATTCTTATGCCGCTCTCAGGGCCAGCATGGAAGAGTATTATGCCTGGGCTCTGCAGAACCTGCCTCAGCAGGAGCAGCAGTTGATCCAGGTTCAGATAGCAGAGATAGATGCCCGGCACGTCAAACTGCTCCAAGAACGTCAAGATGAAGAGAAGGCCAAGCTGCAGGAACTGCAGGATATCCGGGACGAGTTCTATTCTCGTGACCTCGATAATATAGGTGACAGCTACAGCAAGCAGCTTCTGGAAGTGGATAGATACTATGAGAAGATGAAGGAGAAGCTTCTTGCCGCAGGGATGACCGAGGTTGAGATCGAAAGGCAGAAGCAGGAGACTTTGAACACCGTCAGAACCAATCACCAGCTTCAGGTTTCCAGTGGCATCTCCAAGATCTTCGGGGACCTCGCTGCAGCTCAGGACAAGGACACCGAGCGTGGTTTCAAACTCTGGAAAGCCTCAGCTATGGCTCAAGGCTATGTGGATACCTTTTCTGCCGCTATCGGTGCCTATAAGTCTATGGTGGGTATCCCGGTAGTGGGACCCGGGCTGGCAGTGGCGGCGGCTGCAGCTGCGATGGCTGCCGGTATCGCCAACATCGCCAGGATCAATGCCACCAAGTTTGAGAAGAAAGCCACTGGAGGACTATTGACAGGACCTTCCCATAATCAGGGAGGTATCCTGATCGAAGCCGAAGGTGATGAATACATCACCGCCAAGGATAGGGTCAAAGCCCTAGGCAGGAACCTCTTTGACTTCCTCAACTTCGCTCCTCTGAATCAGGTGAAGCTTGCTTTCGCCAGTATGCCTGTTCCCTCAGTGCCGATTCCCAGTAACCTGGGCTCATATTATGCCGCTGGTGGCGCTATCTCTTCCGGAGGCGGTATGAATACCCTCATCGATCTGATTACCACCCTGAAAGATGAAATCGTCTCCCTCAAGCAAACAGTCATGGACTCCAAGCCCATCATCGAAGTCAATGTTGATCCCCTTTCCAATGATCCGGTTAAGGTCTCGGAGATCGCCGATACCGGCAAGATGATCAGGAGTGAGATCTAATGCCAAATCTCTTCAAAATCGACTTCATTCAAGGCAAGACCGATGCTTCTGACTATAACCAGGTGAAGCATAGCATGGAAGATACGGCCACTAATAGAGCCATTATCAGCTTATCCGTCTCTGCCGATAAGCTACAGTCGGTCTCCAACTACAGCCGTGAACCCAAGCGGCTAGTCTTTGAGTGCTTTCCCACCACTTGGATAGAGGAGAACATCCTCTCTGGCAACAATGAGCATGAGCGTTACATATCTCACTTCGAGGTTAGGGTCTATCGGGATAACTCATTATTCTTTACAGGCATTATAGACACATCGCAACTGTCCTTTGATGTATCATCGGGAGTGCTCAAGATCACCTGTTACGATAAGATCAAGCTGCTTTCACTGTTCTCCGACCTTACTCACTATTACTCGCTTACGGCTGGTTATCAGCCCCAATGGATACTCGCCTACTTTATACAAGACATAGAGCAGAAGATACAGATCAGCATTCCATACTCCAACCAGTTCACTATCCCAACTTTGAACATCAGTTCCGATAGCGTCCTGACCATTGCCCACATCGACTTTGATGACCTAATTCAATTTCCCAACCCCACCGGTGGCTGGACTTACAGTTATGACAGCTCAGGCTGGCCGGGTCCTTTCTGTGGCTTCAGGATCGATACCGTAGTAAACCGTATCAGTTTTGTATTTGCCTATAAGAAAGTGATCAAAGCCACTTATCCCAATCCTGCCACTACCAGATACCAAGGCCGTTATCGTGGACGCATCTACAAGTTCTTCAATAACATCTGTCCTGTTGTGATTGAATATGATGAAAAGACCGACTGGGTGGAAGATCTGGCTTCACTGGAAAACGCTGCCAATGAGTTTATCGGATTCTATATTGAGAACGGTATCTCCGAGACTACCCTCTATAATGGATTAGTATCCGTAGGATCAATAGATGGTCGGAACTATGGCAGCAGTCATTACATTGGCCACTGGGTCGAAGCTCATTTTCATGGCAATCTCTTCCCGGCCAAACTGTTTCCGGGCAAGGCCTATGAGAACTACAATGATGAGCAAACCGATAACATCAAAGCTCTGCAGGCCATGCTTATGCTCTATAATGCCACCATCTTCTCCGATCCCGAGGGACACATTGTGCTCAAGAATAAGGATGCATATACCAGTGCGATAATTGATATTGATGCGGATGATGTAGTCAGCTTCGTCAGCAAACGGGGCAATCCGGAGAAGCCGGAGATCAACTGTCTGGATATCCTGGCAGGCGATACAACTCAACTGCAAGGCTTTATCAAAGACTACCTGATCGACTTTCATAACTCCAAGTGGAGCTGTGAAGCTGTTATCGATCAGCTCAGTAAATACAACCTTTCTCTCCAGTCCAAGCTGCGCATCCAGAATAAGATCTATGCGATAACCGAACTGGAGCGGAATTACATAGATGATGAATACAAGGTGAAAGCATGGCTGTTATAAAGGGCTTCAAGCTTATCCGCTGGGCTGATGAGGGCATCTATTACTTCTTCTGCCCCAATGGGCAGATCGAGTATAACCCATCCCAAAAGTACCGTATCGAGAAGAAGAACGCCTATGATCCCACTATCATTCATAGAAGGGAGGCCTATCGGGAGGACTCTTTCGATCTGGAAGCGGTACTCGAACCAAGCGAATACTACGGTCTGATGAACTTCCTCCTCAGTCCCGGTAAGCTCTATCTGGAATACACTGCCTACAACAGCATCAAAAGCCAGTTCCCGGTCACAATAGCTCAACTGCCAAAATGTCCGGATGATCTGCACGAGTATCCCACTAAGGTCAAGTTCAGTGTAGAATCCAGATATATAGGCAGTCCCGGCTATATCGATTTCGGCATCATCATTATCACCGACTCTGACGAGACGGTTAACGGTCAGACTGAAGTATAAAACACTACTAAAGGAGCATTAATGTACAAGTTCGCCATCAGCTATTATATAATGGAAGGCACAGAACGGAAGCATCAATCGGGAGTCGATATCCGACTGCTCAGGCCTGGTCAATCTTGGCCAGAGGGCAAGAAGCTCATCGAAACCACTCCCAACTCGGGATACTATGAGATCAGCATTGAAGCTGAAGCCGACTGCGGCTTCTATGAGCTCTGGGACGATCACGGTAATCCCCAAGGCCAGTTCAGCGGCAAGACCTGCACTATCGGGAAGCTCGATGCCCGAGGACTGCAGACCAACTGCATCTATGGTAATCACATCCTGGATGGAGTGGTTACGGGAAGCAAGATCGCTAATGCAGCTATCGGTACAGAACACCTGCAGAATGGACTATTATCACTCACCAAGCTCCAGTACGAGCTTCAGGATCAGAATAAGGGAGTAGGAGACAACAGCCATTCCAGCCCTGCCAATCTGCATGATGACAAGATCATCACCCACATTCTGGACAAGGAGTATCAAGAGCTACCCCACATCATCCTGACCAACCAGTGCGATGCCTTTCTCTATATAGCCAATGTCAAGATTGAAAAAAACCTCGTAACAGTTCTGATTGGGATCAGCCAAGTATATACTGCTACCGATCCTTTCTATAAGCTCCTTGCCCTCGCTAAATGATGCCCGAGAGAGAAACCCGGCAGAACCGGGTTAATGAGTGGGCTGGGTACTGATAATTGATCCCCTTCGCGGTTACCCGACTGATAAATTTGTAGTTGCGACTTTGCTCTCCTTACAAAAGTGTTCAAGTCCTATCCACTCAATATGATAAGAAAGATTGATGTCTTGATAGACAATCAGATTGAATGAGTGCCAAACATAATCGCAAGCCAGACAATGATATGCAAAATCCATTTGAAATAATCGTTATATTTTCACCTGATTCATCATCGTTTTATCAATTTGCAATTCAAAATTCATAACTTGTTCCACTGATAACGATTAAGAAATCCATTTGAAATAATCGTGATATTTTCACCTGATTTAGCTTCGTTTTATCAATTTGCAATTCAAAATTCATAACTTGTTCCACTGATAACGATTAAGAAATCCATTTGAAAAAATCGTGAAATTAATTTTGAAAAAATCGTGATATCGTTTTGAAAAAATCGTGATATCGCAGACCACCAAAAACGCCGATTTGAAAAAAATTTGATACAATTTGAAAAAATAAGTGAGAACGCATACAGGGCCTGCCTGGCAGGAGGCAAAAGCCTGAACTGGCGTGAATATTTTGCTTGACAGAAAGAGGATGGGACGAAAGCAATGCGAAAAAGGAAATTGATACCATCGATGGCACCCAAAACCTGGCTGTTAGTCCTCTTGCTGCTGCCCGTCCTTTTGGGCGCGCAGAGCCTGAATGACGACTACATGTTCCCAGGCGACGAAGCTTGGGAAGAGCCCACCTATCCGGTGCTGACCAAGCCGGAGTTTAATCTGGGCGGGCTTTTGGGCAATATACTGGTGGACAACAAATGGTATTCACAGCTCCGCCTGCGTCCAGAAGTTGCGATCTGGAAAGTGGGCATCGGAATGGATATCGACCTGCTCTTCGACGGTGAGGGCAAGTTGCGCCGCAAGGGCTGGGAAACCTGGCAGGATGTGGCCAAAAAGATTTTCTTCCTCCGTTTTTCCGACCGCCGCGACTCTCTTTACTTCAAGATCGGCTGCATTCCGGACTACACCCTGGGGCACGGCCTGATTTTCGACGACTATTCAAACATGCTTCGCTATCCCGAGGAAAAACCCATCGGCGGCTATCTGGGCGCCAACACCAATGCCTGCGGCTTCGGTTTTGAGGTTTACACGCATGACATCAGCAAAAACGAAGTGGTAGCCGGACGCGCCTCCATCAAACCCTTGCTTGGGACCAGACTGCCCCTGCTCAAAAACCTGACCCTCGGCGTGAACCTCGGCGCTGACCGTGATCCTTATGGCAAGTATCCAGATACCGACGGGGACGGTTATCCGGACGTTTATGACAAATTCCCGCTCGATCCCGACAGTTGGCTGGATACCGATGACGACGGGGTGCCGGACCAGATCGACATTGACCTGAACGGAAACTCCATTCTGGACCACCCCAACCTCAATCCCTATGTGAACGAGGTTTTCCCCAATATTGGGCAGCTATATCCAGATTATCCCTTCGACACAGCCGTTTTTCCGGATTCCGCGGCCTGCTACCCCGATCCCAGGCCGATGTGGGTTTACAGCGTGGATTATGAACTGCCGATAGTGGACAATGAAAATTTCCGTCTCAGCAATTACGGCGAATACGCTGTGATGAAGGATTATGGCAGCGGCCTCATCCTGCCGGGACTGGCCGCGAGATTCCTGATCTTCGATGTCAAGTTGGAATTCCGCAGTTTCACCGATCGCTTCCTGCCAGCCTATTTCAACCATCTCTACGACGAACAACGCTGCCAAGTGATCTATACTGGGATAGAAGGCCAGGAAGGCCGCCGCTATTACAGTCTGCGCACCAAGGACGAGGACCTGACGGGATTGGAATCCAGCCTGGGCTGGTTCGGCTATCTCAAAGGCAACATTGCCAATTTCGCCCAGTTGAAAGTGGCCTATCAGGATAAGTTCAACGCGGAGGTCGCCAAGGGAAAATCACTCTGGGCCAAGCTTTCCTTTATGCCTGAGAAGTTTCCCAAACTTCGCGAAGCCTCGCTCTACTATGCCCAAACGGATGTGGACAGGCTGGACCTGAAAAACTGGAAGAATACCAGTGCCGAGCTTAACGGCCTGATAGTTTACGGCTACAACGAATCCTACAACCTGATCTGCAAATACAGGGAGTTTTACCAGGACGCCAACGGCGACGGCATCATCGCCGGACAGGACGAGATCATCGAATCACTGAGCCTGGGAATTGAATTTCAGTTCTGAGCTGGCAGTGTGGCCAGCCAAAGCGTGCCGTCTCCAGCGAAATGCAGACTCTCTACATCTGCAGAAACAAAGGCCGCTTCGCCTTTGACTAATTCCAGTCTACTAGTTCGACTCTCCAGTATAGCTGAACCATCCGCGCAGAAAACGATTAGCGGTGCCCGCCCCACATCGTAGCCCTGGCCCCAGCCGCCGCCAAGATCAATTCTCCTAAGTTCAAACTCCTGCACCGGGCTGGGATAGCTGCCTGAAAAAGGTCCATCGGCTTGCAGGGTAACCACGCCACCGGAATAGGGCTCAAAATCCAGAACGCGGGCCAGTTCCTCCACATCAACGTGTTTTTGGGTGAGGCCGCCACGCAGCACATTGTCCGAATTTCCCATGATCTCGATGCCAGCGCCACGCAGATAGGCATGAGGTACCCCGGTAGCCAGGAACAGCGCTTCGCCGGGTTGCAAGGTGAACAGGTTCAGATACAGCGGAGCAAAAACCCCGGCATCCTTGGGATAATATTCCAGCAACAGCATACAGCAGTCCCGGATGTCTGGATCGAGACCGGAATCTTCGCGCAAAGAGCTTTTCAGCGCCGTCAACGCATCTTCCAGCCTGTTTTCACGCAAGCTCAAAAGCTCCAGGATCAGGCGCTGGAACCAGTTCCTGTTCTGATGTTTGGCAAATGGCGCATAGCTTTTCAGGCAAGCGCCCAGGCCCGCCTTGCTCAGGTTTTCCGCCACCTCGCGATAGGCACGGAAACCACAGAGGGCAATAAACTCCGTAAGAGCGCAGAGCAGTTCAGGTTTGGCACGTGGATCCCGGTAATTGCGCAGGGGTGAATCCGGCTCCAGGGAAAGGCTGTTTTCCCGCTGCCAGCCCAGCTTGGCCTGTGCCTCGGAAGGATGTGCCTGGATGGAAAGAGGGCGCTCCACAGCCAGAACTTTCAGCAAAAATGGAAGCCGCCCCTCAGCAAGCACCACTCCCCGCCCCAAAATCCTGCCGGGATCAGTGTCAATGTAATCCCGCAAGCTGATTCCCCCCTCCATTGTGCGCAAACTGGATGAACCCGTGGGATGTGCTCCCATCCACATTTCCGCCACCGGCAGCGCTGGGTCCGGGTCTTTGCCAAGCAGGCGAGGTATGAAGTCCGGCGAGCCCCAAGCGTAGTTTTTAAGCGGATTGATAAGCTTGTGCAGTCCCATCTTCAGCCTCCCAATTTGCCCAGGCGCGATTGCAGCAGCTGCAGCAGCGGACTCAGCAGGGGGAAAAAGCGTTTGGCCTCATTCATGTAATGACGGGCTTTATCTGTATGTTTCTGCTGTATAAGCAGGCGGATGATCTCTTCGTAGAGCCCCATCGAATAGGGATTGCGTTCAATGGCTCGTTCCAGAGGCGGTATGGCCAAAGCCGGAGCGCCGCATTTCACGGCGCATTCGGCATAAATCAAAACATGCTCAGTTTGGATCAGCGCGCCGCTACGGTCATATTCCCGAAAGGCGTTCAGCGCCAGCAGCCAGTTTTGGAAACGGGCGTAAGTGAGTCCCTTGAGCAGCAGCAGATGGCGGTGGTGGCCGATTTTGGCTTCCGCCCGGGCTATGTAGCGCTGCGCAGCTTCGTAATCCTCCACCCGCAGCAACTGTTCGATCAGCAGGAAATAGATGAAGGGATTGTTGTCTATCACCGACATCAGGTTCTTCATGATCTCGATGCTTTCGCGGTTTCGGCCCAGATAGGCAAGCGCCAGGGCTTTGTTGAAGCGCACATCCGAGTGCGGATCAGTAATCTGGTCGTAATATACGATCGCCAGCTGATACTCGCCCTGGGCGAAAAAGGTATTGCCAATTATCAGCTTTAGCTGATTGTCGCCAGGTTTCAGTTTCAAAGCGGATTGATAGCTCTTCACGGCTTTATCGTAAAGCTGGCGTCGCTGGTAATAATCACCCAAAGCGATCAAGGGACGGGGATCCTGGGGATTTTCCTCCGCCGCCTGGATCAGCAACTGCACCGCGTGAATCCAGTTAGTTTTCATCAGCGCTTCAGCGCGATGGAGCAGGTTTTGTACGTCACGGTCGGACATCTGGATTCTCCTGTGTCACTTTCCTGTCAGCTTCTGTGGATCTCCAGCCCGACAAAGCGGCCATGAATCCCTTTTTGGCTGTGAGGCTCCTGTAGCTCCCAAGCTTGTTTGTCCAAACCATCCGGAGCCGATCATGGCAGTTCCTTGAGGATTTCTTCGATGGCACGCCACAGTTGGGTGTCGCGTCCGGCGATCTCGTCTTCTGGGCTGATTTCCACCACTATGTCAGGT harbors:
- a CDS encoding tetratricopeptide repeat protein, which translates into the protein MSDRDVQNLLHRAEALMKTNWIHAVQLLIQAAEENPQDPRPLIALGDYYQRRQLYDKAVKSYQSALKLKPGDNQLKLIIGNTFFAQGEYQLAIVYYDQITDPHSDVRFNKALALAYLGRNRESIEIMKNLMSVIDNNPFIYFLLIEQLLRVEDYEAAQRYIARAEAKIGHHRHLLLLKGLTYARFQNWLLALNAFREYDRSGALIQTEHVLIYAECAVKCGAPALAIPPLERAIERNPYSMGLYEEIIRLLIQQKHTDKARHYMNEAKRFFPLLSPLLQLLQSRLGKLGG
- the manA gene encoding mannose-6-phosphate isomerase, class I, translated to MGLHKLINPLKNYAWGSPDFIPRLLGKDPDPALPVAEMWMGAHPTGSSSLRTMEGGISLRDYIDTDPGRILGRGVVLAEGRLPFLLKVLAVERPLSIQAHPSEAQAKLGWQRENSLSLEPDSPLRNYRDPRAKPELLCALTEFIALCGFRAYREVAENLSKAGLGACLKSYAPFAKHQNRNWFQRLILELLSLRENRLEDALTALKSSLREDSGLDPDIRDCCMLLLEYYPKDAGVFAPLYLNLFTLQPGEALFLATGVPHAYLRGAGIEIMGNSDNVLRGGLTQKHVDVEELARVLDFEPYSGGVVTLQADGPFSGSYPSPVQEFELRRIDLGGGWGQGYDVGRAPLIVFCADGSAILESRTSRLELVKGEAAFVSADVESLHFAGDGTLWLATLPAQN